Part of the Portunus trituberculatus isolate SZX2019 chromosome 24, ASM1759143v1, whole genome shotgun sequence genome is shown below.
TGTTTAAGGGctagtcttgtttttttatataatgtgatacaaataaatatttacaagataatgtgatataaataaatatttacataatacagtttgttttatgttatgtCAAACACAAGAGTATGGAAAGATGTTATGCTGAATAGTAACATAAGTGTAAAAGTTAAATCTCAGTGAATACGAAAAGGTGTTGAAGTTGTCTGCATGTGATAGTGGCTGTGAGAAACAACCATCACTTCACAATGTTATTTACTTAACATCTTTAACACAAACATAAGTGCCACAAATGTGAACCTTCAACTATGATGTACTTAAATGTAAAAGACTAAGATAATAATTCTgcagtcaataaaaaaaaaaaaaaaaaaaaaaaatggagagcagTCTTCAGCTTGAAAACTGTTACGTTACCACTGGGATCGCAAAATATCCGCCCTGAAAGTGAAATCAGTGATAAATTTTCATACCTCTCACCATTCAAGATTTGTACAGATTTGCTGAAATGCCAGGCAACCATACATTCTATTTTCACTTGCTAAAGTATGCCGCCATTGGGTcatccttcctcattcttcttatcTGGAAAGCctcaatttcttcttctgttggAGCCTTTGCATTATACATGGAATTGTagtttctctgtctttcatcaACATTCATTAGGGCATCAGCAGCATCCTCTTCCATCTTGGCTCGAATCAATGCCTCCCGCAGTTTCTTCTtgcgtttttcctccttctcttcttcattatctgaTTCACTACTtgacgagctgctgctgctgctgctactgctctcagttttctttttcttcttcctgttcttcttcttcttcttcttctgtttcttctctctgtgcATTTCTAACaaagtcttttccttctcctcctcttttacttccccttccttcacatCACTTTCTGGCTGTACTGTTGCCATACTAGGTAGTGGTGCTCCACTGTTAGCTGCTTTACCAGCTTCCCCTGTGCAATAGGAATTCTTTACAAAGGAGTGGCAACAACTGTATCCCCAGCAGCCATCACGCCAATAACTTCCCCATACACTAGAGTGGTTTCCATGGTACACATCTTCATCATATTTAGAACGTACAGTCTGCTTCTCTGCTCCCTTGATGACCTTGCCATGACGTGAGTATTCTACATAATTCTCTGTCTGAGCCAAAAGCAGTTCAACAGGAGGAGTGTCTAGGTGTTCCTTTCCACCATACTTTTCAAGGAGATCATCAGAAACTTTCTTTTTGaactcatccttcttctcaACAAACTGTTTCTGCAACAACTCCAGCTTTGTGGGTTCTGCTTGAAGACTCACATCAACACCCTTTTCATAAGCATCCCAAGCAAACAACTGTGCTTTGGCTTGGGTCACTGTATCACCAGTAAAACGTACAAAATTCTCCCCAGCAAaatcatattcatcttctttccttcctttgtatggGTTGTCCCTCATGGAACGCGTCTTGGGGTCATAGTATGCAGAGTTGGGATCCAAATTCCGCAAGTATTTGGCAGTGTCCTCACGAATCCTAAGGTTGCGCACAGTGATTCTCTGCTTGCTGTCCACTTTGGTGCCTGGCATGTCCACACTCTCTGCATActtgtcttcatcttcatcatcatcatctggcTCATCACCGTTCATTTCCTCACCATCTTTTAGCTTCTTGGCCTTGATCTGTCGCTTGTAATCCTCCACCTTCTTATGCTCCTCCACTACTGCAGCATACTCCTGTGGATCAAAGCCATTCCACCTGTCACGCTTGCCGTCAAAGTCCAGCTTGAGAGTTGGCAGTGACATGTCGTCTGGGGCAATGTTCAATGCATTGTACTTGGCACCAACCTTGCGTGGCCTCTCCATACACTCCTTCTTCTTGTGGCCCATTCCGCCACAGTTCTCACAAGCACCTTTACGATACCGAGTGGAAAGTTCGCCCTGCTGTCCACGGATGTAATGCTCGTTCAGGTGTGTGATGTCACTTTGTTTCTCCGGCTGGGGACGCTGGTGTTTGAGAGTGGGACCCTGAGATCCAAAGTACCATGGTGCTGTGGAAATGTACTGTGGTATGTGGGGATTGATGTCCTTACCCTCCTCATCCACAGCAGCAGGCACAGTGCCAGCCTTTCGGGCTTCCTCCAGTTCCTtggctttcttccattcttctcgtgtctttttctttggttcatcACCCTCTGCCTCCTCATGTTTGGACCGCAGGATGGACGACAATGGGACACTTGGGGTGCTCATCTTGCTGGTGTTCTGTGTGCAGGAAacagattaggtttggttagtgtTGTCAAGAGGACACTTGCATAGCTAAGGGAGGGCACAGGGGTCAGTCCATCCCTGGCGGCACTTTTATGGGGGTGATATTTTTGATCTGTTGTATAATTGACGTCAGTTTTTCATTGTTAGGGCAGTGCATATTGATATTTAGGCCAATGCCCATATTCTtgatacacacaaacaagtcCAGACACCTTACTAAGCATTTGAAGTTGTTTATACACGTATTACAAGGAGATAATTCATAAACTGCAGTTTTACAATTCGGGCTAGCTGATGGGGTATAGGAGGGCAGACATCCAATGAGCAAGATGGGTGACTTCAAAAGGTTATGATGGCGTACGATAACATGGGAGGGCAATTGTTCCTTGTCTGTTGGCTATTCTTTAGGAAGAGATCCAGTGTGTTTAACAAGAGGTTTTGTGGGGGGATTCCCTTCACACtattcactcttccttcactatcatatttgctttctttcattaaactttCTCTACAAATTCTCTAATATCTCCATTACTAATATTGCAGATGACTCACTATAAAGCCAGCGAGGTGAGGCGTCAGAAGGCAGACCTTGCAGCTCCAGCAGGATCAGCAAGTCCTCCTCCGTCAGGCGTCAGTGTTTTGATGGTGACGTCACAGCCTCACAGTAAGAGCAGTAGTGCATCACCGTAGCAGCTGTGTTAGCAATCTCACCATTACTCTCTTCAAAGGACACAGAGATTATTAACCAGTTCATCCCAAAGCCCCCCTGTAAAATTTGctccttataataataatgataaaaataaaaataaaaaaatccaaGGGAAATGTCCTGAAAGGCGTGAGCAAACCCGCACCCCTCGCCACAGCCCATGTGACGCCCATGACCAGCCCTTGCGCCCCCACTACTAGCCAATGAGTACCCAAATAACACCCACGTTGATATAGAATAACAGTCGATCAACGGAACTTCAATACATCGTAAAATCTCTGAACGTAAGTATTTTATACTCATAGTGCTTTCAATCGATTGATAAAATCAAGGacatcaaaaatatatatacatatttctttcaccacttctgacatacttttctttaatctattgataaataaaaacactaaaagaaaTACACACCGTAATGTAATCACGAAGAATTAACGGAGGCCCAGAAATAGTTTAGCCCCTGACTCCCTGACggcaccacagcagcagcagcagcagcagcagtaggaaccTCCAGGAAAATGGCTACGCTGGCTCGAACACTCCACTTAGTAAGCCGCGTCAGGCCCTCCACGGTGCTGTCCATCGTGCCCCGAGCAGCTGCGGTGGGATGCCTGCACACCACGAGCCTTCAGGAGCACAGAGCAGTGAGCAGAGTGGTGCAGCCAGCCGTAGAtaaggtgtgtttggtgtggctGGGATGTGCCGGCATGTTTACATCGGCGATCAGCTGATGACATGCTGCCCGCCATCCTCCCACACGGCCCGAGGTGTCTCCCGGTGGcctgtggtgggtggtgtgggaaGGTTATGGGGTATATGTGTCTGGGAGGGCGTGGTGTGCTGTGgcatgggtggtggtggaggtggtatggGTTGGTGGGGGTGCGGGGGGTGGTAAACCTACAGAGTTTCACCATCTTgccctttctggacgaaacagtttttttcttgtagatttcggcttgcttttaattagaATACCACTTatttttggcgcaaatcaaccatttttttttttacagccccaAAACATAttatttgcataaaaaaaacaactggtaaattaattaaaaacaagccgaaatctaccagaaaaaattagtttcgtccagaaaagaacctaacctaacctaacctaaccaaacctaacctaacctaacctaacctaacccaa
Proteins encoded:
- the LOC123508118 gene encoding pre-mRNA-splicing factor SLU7-like, which gives rise to MSTPSVPLSSILRSKHEEAEGDEPKKKTREEWKKAKELEEARKAGTVPAAVDEEGKDINPHIPQYISTAPWYFGSQGPTLKHQRPQPEKQSDITHLNEHYIRGQQGELSTRYRKGACENCGGMGHKKKECMERPRKVGAKYNALNIAPDDMSLPTLKLDFDGKRDRWNGFDPQEYAAVVEEHKKVEDYKRQIKAKKLKDGEEMNGDEPDDDDEDEDKYAESVDMPGTKVDSKQRITVRNLRIREDTAKYLRNLDPNSAYYDPKTRSMRDNPYKGRKEDEYDFAGENFVRFTGDTVTQAKAQLFAWDAYEKGVDVSLQAEPTKLELLQKQFVEKKDEFKKKVSDDLLEKYGGKEHLDTPPVELLLAQTENYVEYSRHGKVIKGAEKQTVRSKYDEDVYHGNHSSVWGSYWRDGCWGYSCCHSFVKNSYCTGEAGKAANSGAPLPSMATVQPESDVKEGEVKEEEKEKTLLEMHREKKQKKKKKKNRKKKKKTESSSSSSSSSSSSESDNEEEKEEKRKKKLREALIRAKMEEDAADALMNVDERQRNYNSMYNAKAPTEEEIEAFQIRRMRKDDPMAAYFSK